The following coding sequences lie in one Mucilaginibacter sp. KACC 22773 genomic window:
- the lepB gene encoding signal peptidase I has translation MNWKFWKKDKTTPKKKKGAIREWADAILFAVIAATLIRTLFIEAYVIPSGSMESSLLIGDYLFVSKVNYGARMPITPLAIPFTAHTIPFTETKSYLDVKLPYYRLPGLSDIKKGDIVVFNLPMEADSPYYRPVDRRENIIKRCQGTPGDTLSLVNAQVYINGKPELASVTGEMAYKVKTDGSTINPELINELHLTDIAYYENSTTDFRTNTTIESANKLKSYSNIKSVTPDIAIKGVVDDFNPVYPLSHPDYKIGTMPRYGWNVDNFGPVIIPKKGWTVKLDSLNFPIYGRAIAVYEHNTVKVNGKDIFINGKKADTYTFKMNYYWMMGDNRHNSTDSRYWGFLPEDHVVGKALFTWMSIDSTASFANKIRWSRLFRGIK, from the coding sequence GAAAGATAAAACCACGCCGAAAAAGAAAAAAGGGGCCATCCGTGAGTGGGCCGATGCCATTTTATTTGCAGTTATAGCGGCCACCCTCATCCGTACGCTTTTTATTGAAGCGTATGTAATCCCCAGCGGATCGATGGAAAGCTCATTGCTAATTGGCGATTACCTTTTTGTAAGCAAGGTTAACTATGGCGCACGGATGCCTATAACACCACTGGCTATACCGTTTACGGCCCACACCATTCCGTTTACCGAAACCAAATCGTACCTGGATGTAAAATTGCCTTATTATCGCCTGCCAGGCCTTAGCGACATTAAAAAAGGCGATATAGTGGTATTTAACCTGCCAATGGAGGCCGATTCGCCATATTACCGCCCGGTTGACAGGCGCGAGAACATTATTAAACGCTGCCAGGGTACGCCCGGCGATACCTTAAGCCTGGTAAATGCGCAGGTATACATCAACGGCAAACCCGAACTGGCTTCGGTAACCGGCGAGATGGCATATAAGGTAAAAACCGACGGCAGTACAATTAACCCCGAACTGATCAATGAACTGCATTTGACCGACATAGCTTATTACGAAAATTCGACTACCGATTTTAGAACAAACACCACGATAGAATCGGCCAATAAGTTGAAAAGTTATTCCAATATTAAGTCGGTAACGCCTGATATTGCTATCAAAGGCGTGGTTGATGATTTTAACCCGGTTTACCCGCTATCGCACCCCGACTACAAAATAGGTACTATGCCTCGCTACGGCTGGAATGTAGACAACTTTGGCCCCGTTATCATCCCCAAAAAAGGGTGGACGGTTAAGCTGGATAGTCTTAATTTTCCCATATACGGCCGCGCTATTGCCGTTTATGAACATAATACAGTTAAAGTTAATGGCAAGGATATTTTTATAAACGGAAAAAAAGCCGATACTTACACCTTTAAAATGAACTATTATTGGATGATGGGCGATAACCGCCATAACTCCACCGATTCGCGCTATTGGGGCTTTTTGCCCGAAGATCACGTGGTTGGCAAAGCCTTGTTTACCTGGATGAGTATTGATAGTACGGCATCGTTTGCAAATAAAATAAGGTGGAGCAGGTTGTTCAGGGGCATAAAATAG